In [Leptolyngbya] sp. PCC 7376, a genomic segment contains:
- a CDS encoding HEAT repeat domain-containing protein, producing the protein MDKRFSNMFGLTEDQAIALLETPIEQLTAPTEHYVAVSTLTNFPTDRSIDALIDVLNKSSAELYDRITRRKAIESLGRLQATRALSDVRRCLDDDDCYTVENAAWAIGEIGTTETAILEDISGLLERPNQSYRIIIQTLEKLNYVPAVERIKKFVDHEDKTIASAAIATICRLTGNYDSIGIVLEFLEDSGVTVRRSAIQDLITAKYYQAIPAIARCPVSLVFRLRGIRLLANEGFIAGDLTFNDLESCLDNVILDHPKNIELVHEYDQKPTLEFAVRELYHTDFGRCYLSIQTLLESYSEETPAALLETWREEAHNDYGAHYHVIKLLGWLKYSPAYDLFVEALDNRAPQFQKSRAAAAIALSEIGDQRAVPLLKESLKTGIFDLQYASLLGLKALGETIQLDWLPENTDPLIRSKAEAIA; encoded by the coding sequence ATGGATAAACGTTTTTCAAATATGTTTGGTTTGACGGAAGATCAAGCGATCGCCCTACTAGAAACCCCGATCGAACAGCTTACGGCACCAACGGAGCATTATGTTGCTGTTTCGACGCTAACTAATTTCCCGACGGATCGTTCAATTGATGCCTTGATCGATGTGCTGAACAAGTCTTCGGCAGAGCTTTATGACCGGATTACCCGACGCAAAGCAATTGAAAGTTTAGGTCGCCTCCAAGCAACGAGAGCATTATCTGATGTTCGTCGCTGTCTTGATGACGACGACTGCTATACCGTTGAGAATGCAGCTTGGGCCATTGGTGAAATCGGTACGACAGAGACAGCAATTTTAGAAGATATTAGCGGTCTGCTAGAACGCCCGAATCAGAGCTATCGCATCATTATTCAAACCCTCGAAAAGCTCAATTATGTTCCAGCGGTAGAGCGCATTAAGAAATTCGTTGACCACGAGGATAAAACCATTGCGAGTGCGGCGATCGCCACAATTTGTCGTCTCACAGGCAATTATGACTCAATTGGAATAGTGCTCGAATTCCTCGAAGATTCTGGCGTTACAGTGAGGCGTTCGGCAATTCAGGATTTGATTACGGCGAAATATTATCAAGCCATTCCGGCGATCGCCCGCTGTCCCGTGTCCCTTGTCTTCCGTTTGCGGGGCATCAGACTATTGGCAAATGAGGGATTTATCGCTGGTGATTTGACATTTAATGATCTTGAATCCTGCCTTGACAACGTTATTTTAGATCATCCGAAAAACATCGAGTTGGTACATGAATACGATCAAAAGCCAACCCTCGAATTTGCGGTGCGAGAACTATATCACACTGATTTTGGGCGCTGTTATCTCAGCATTCAAACATTGCTCGAATCTTACTCAGAGGAAACACCTGCTGCATTATTAGAGACGTGGAGAGAGGAAGCCCACAATGACTATGGCGCTCATTACCATGTCATCAAGCTCTTAGGGTGGCTCAAATATAGTCCCGCTTATGACCTTTTTGTTGAAGCCCTCGACAACCGTGCGCCACAATTCCAGAAATCCCGAGCTGCCGCGGCGATCGCCCTCAGTGAAATTGGCGATCAACGGGCAGTGCCATTGCTCAAAGAAAGTCTCAAAACAGGTATTTTCGATCTGCAATATGCATCCCTCCTAGGCCTCAAAGCACTAGGCGAAACGATTCAGCTTGACTGGCTACCGGAAAATACAGATCCACTCATCCGATCTAAAGCAGAGGCGATCGCCTAA
- a CDS encoding DUF4230 domain-containing protein: protein MRDRRSLLHLPLNILRTTLLLGTGGIAIVLILSLMNIGQFSLRWLQGIDDWFKVEEQEPEVESPTLIVQKIRGVSELTTTVFAMETVVPASQTNQIGNLVIGESRLLYVAYGEVRAGIDLSQLSAEAIQNEGDRLVVTLPEPEILDKKIDVERSRIYDYDRGFLNLGPDKIPELLEFAQRETLNNIVLNACENGILRQANDQAEVALSRLLGDTGFGSVEIQTTKPAMCNGDSSET from the coding sequence ATGCGCGATCGCCGTTCTCTACTCCATTTGCCATTGAATATTCTACGAACAACATTATTGCTAGGTACTGGTGGGATCGCTATTGTGTTGATTCTGTCGCTGATGAATATCGGACAGTTTAGCTTGCGCTGGTTACAGGGCATAGACGATTGGTTCAAGGTGGAAGAACAGGAACCAGAGGTGGAATCGCCGACGCTGATCGTCCAGAAAATCCGTGGAGTGAGTGAGCTAACCACTACTGTGTTTGCGATGGAAACAGTTGTGCCTGCATCCCAAACAAATCAGATTGGTAATTTGGTGATTGGTGAGAGTCGTTTGCTTTATGTCGCCTATGGTGAGGTGCGGGCTGGTATTGATCTCAGTCAACTTTCTGCTGAAGCAATACAAAATGAAGGCGATCGCCTTGTGGTGACATTACCAGAGCCAGAAATTCTCGATAAAAAGATCGATGTGGAACGCTCCAGAATTTACGATTATGATCGCGGTTTTTTAAATCTTGGTCCCGATAAAATTCCTGAATTATTAGAATTTGCCCAACGCGAAACCCTCAACAATATTGTGTTGAATGCTTGTGAAAATGGCATTTTACGTCAGGCAAATGATCAGGCAGAGGTTGCCTTATCGCGTTTGCTGGGTGATACGGGTTTTGGTTCGGTTGAGATCCAAACGACAAAACCCGCAATGTGCAATGGCGATTCGAGTGAAACTTAG
- the bcp gene encoding thioredoxin-dependent thiol peroxidase, which produces MSLEIGQAAPNFSLSNAQGEVKTLSDFSGQWLVLYFYPKDNTPGCTTEALDFTALKPEFAKHNAVVVGISPDSEKSHQKFIDKKELQIELLSDPEHQTAEDYGIWQLKKFMGKEYMGIVRSTFLINPEGKLAHAWVKVRVKEHAQKVLDELQALV; this is translated from the coding sequence ATGTCTCTCGAAATCGGTCAAGCAGCTCCCAACTTCTCCCTCTCCAATGCCCAAGGTGAAGTCAAAACCCTTTCAGATTTTTCGGGTCAATGGTTGGTGCTTTACTTTTATCCCAAAGACAACACCCCTGGTTGCACCACCGAAGCCCTAGACTTCACTGCCCTAAAACCTGAATTTGCAAAACATAATGCCGTTGTTGTCGGCATTAGCCCTGATTCCGAGAAATCCCACCAAAAATTTATCGATAAAAAAGAACTTCAAATCGAATTGCTCAGCGATCCCGAACACCAAACAGCTGAAGATTATGGCATTTGGCAACTGAAAAAATTTATGGGCAAAGAGTATATGGGGATCGTCCGTTCGACTTTCTTGATCAATCCAGAAGGCAAACTCGCCCATGCTTGGGTTAAAGTGCGCGTCAAAGAACATGCCCAAAAGGTTTTAGATGAATTGCAAGCGCTAGTATAA
- a CDS encoding IS630 family transposase: MQQARYDFWQKMQATLAKNLIFIDESGVNLAMTRLRARSEKGKRAYSPKSSKRGKNVSLIGALGFKGMVANYHLLGSTDGLTFEAFISQKLIPNLWAGACVVMDNCSIHLGESVRTMIEAVGAKLIYLPPYSPDFSPIENCWSKLKSTLKSIGARTYLALDKAIEVAFSKITLDDIRCWFTHCCYCTSLD, encoded by the coding sequence GTGCAACAAGCCAGATATGATTTTTGGCAGAAAATGCAAGCGACTCTAGCGAAAAACTTGATTTTTATCGATGAATCGGGCGTGAACTTAGCCATGACAAGACTGAGGGCACGTTCTGAGAAAGGGAAACGAGCTTATAGTCCGAAATCCAGTAAACGAGGCAAGAATGTTTCTTTGATTGGAGCATTAGGCTTCAAGGGAATGGTCGCTAATTATCATCTGCTGGGGAGTACGGATGGATTAACCTTTGAAGCATTCATCAGCCAGAAGTTAATACCAAACTTATGGGCGGGAGCATGTGTGGTGATGGATAACTGTTCGATTCATTTAGGAGAGTCAGTACGCACAATGATTGAGGCCGTGGGAGCTAAGTTGATTTACCTTCCTCCCTATTCTCCAGATTTTTCACCCATTGAAAATTGCTGGTCAAAGTTGAAAAGTACCTTGAAAAGTATCGGGGCAAGAACTTATCTAGCTCTAGACAAGGCAATTGAGGTAGCTTTTTCCAAGATTACCCTTGATGATATTCGATGCTGGTTTACACATTGCTGCTATTGCACCTCACTCGACTAG
- a CDS encoding transposase produces MTGEEESSILPKAYSLDLRQKIVDAYERGGVSQSSLARQFGVAKSFVQKLLDQKRLTGSIAPKKRSQQTPPKLNEEHQTILRQLLTKKNDATLAELCDEMEKRTGLRVANSTMHRTLRRMGYSLKKNILSRP; encoded by the coding sequence TTGACTGGTGAGGAAGAAAGTAGCATCTTGCCGAAAGCCTACTCATTAGACTTAAGACAGAAAATAGTGGATGCCTACGAAAGGGGTGGTGTGAGTCAAAGTAGTCTTGCCCGACAATTTGGAGTGGCGAAAAGTTTTGTACAAAAGCTCCTCGACCAAAAACGACTGACAGGGTCGATTGCTCCGAAAAAACGAAGCCAACAAACACCTCCCAAATTAAACGAAGAGCATCAAACAATATTGCGCCAGTTGCTCACCAAGAAAAACGATGCGACGCTAGCGGAACTATGTGATGAGATGGAGAAACGCACTGGTCTCCGTGTGGCCAATAGCACCATGCATCGCACCTTAAGAAGAATGGGATATAGCCTCAAAAAAAACATTCTATCCAGACCTTAA
- a CDS encoding SapC family protein: MSKQLLIYQDAIPISLEKHKDWCLKSTDSFAFAKDVNSFPLLNVEFFQAAVAYPIVFIKTESGLYPSAIVGIRDQQNLFVTESGEWQADYIPAFVRRYPFVFSMSEDQQTFTVCIDESFEGWNQEGLGERLFDGEGNQTQYLNNVVAFLQDYQAKYLGTEAFCQKIMELDLLEDMQANLRVDGVEQPPLQGFLGISREKLRNLSQETIYELMQLGWLELMHLHLHSLNHFSALTKMQSEN, from the coding sequence TTGTCGAAGCAACTACTAATTTATCAAGATGCGATTCCTATTTCTTTGGAAAAGCATAAAGATTGGTGCTTGAAAAGTACTGATAGCTTTGCATTTGCCAAGGATGTCAATTCTTTTCCTCTGCTCAACGTTGAATTTTTTCAAGCAGCTGTAGCTTACCCGATTGTTTTCATTAAAACCGAGTCAGGTTTATATCCATCTGCCATTGTTGGCATTCGAGATCAGCAAAATTTATTTGTGACAGAGTCTGGTGAGTGGCAAGCGGATTATATTCCAGCGTTTGTTCGTCGCTATCCATTTGTATTTTCGATGAGTGAAGATCAGCAAACATTCACTGTCTGCATTGATGAATCTTTTGAAGGCTGGAATCAAGAAGGACTTGGGGAACGACTATTTGATGGTGAAGGAAATCAGACTCAATATCTCAATAATGTCGTGGCCTTTCTGCAAGATTATCAAGCTAAATATCTTGGGACTGAGGCATTTTGCCAAAAGATAATGGAGCTAGATTTGCTAGAAGATATGCAGGCCAATCTCAGGGTAGATGGTGTTGAGCAGCCGCCTCTCCAAGGTTTTCTGGGGATTAGTCGGGAGAAGCTCCGCAATTTATCGCAAGAGACTATCTATGAGCTAATGCAATTAGGCTGGTTAGAGCTTATGCACCTACATCTACATTCCCTTAATCATTTTTCTGCCTTGACGAAAATGCAATCTGAAAATTAG